The Desulfuromonadaceae bacterium genome has a window encoding:
- a CDS encoding transposase has product MDTKGYSRIPQSLYDAITFLAQALPKRSVPTFLELLFGAMLTQNGFVTEAWLAIKPRCHWTSYFKWLQKGRWSWVALGLQTARLALQRTERSRCYVAIDDTVVFRCSRKAPESRIHHQHGCKVNRPLYVRGQNWVTLALVLPQGWRSLALPILSRLSRSTGNSGKLVAAKTLLRVAKGLFVDRIVTLLVDS; this is encoded by the coding sequence GGGATATAGTCGTATCCCCCAGTCCCTGTACGACGCTATCACATTTCTGGCGCAGGCGCTGCCAAAACGTTCGGTTCCAACCTTTCTGGAACTGCTGTTTGGTGCGATGCTCACCCAAAATGGTTTTGTCACTGAAGCCTGGTTGGCAATCAAACCCCGGTGCCACTGGACCAGTTATTTTAAATGGCTGCAGAAGGGCCGCTGGTCATGGGTTGCGCTTGGATTGCAAACGGCCCGGCTCGCTTTGCAACGAACAGAACGTTCGCGCTGTTATGTCGCCATCGACGATACGGTCGTCTTTCGCTGTTCACGCAAAGCACCTGAGTCACGCATCCACCATCAGCATGGATGTAAGGTCAATCGTCCCCTTTATGTCCGGGGACAGAACTGGGTCACCTTGGCTCTGGTGTTACCGCAGGGATGGCGTTCCTTGGCGTTGCCGATACTTTCCCGGTTATCCAGAAGCACAGGTAACAGCGGCAAACTGGTCGCGGCCAAAACCTTGCTCCGAGTGGCCAAGGGCCTCTTCGTCGATCGCATCGTGAC